In the Magnetospira sp. QH-2 genome, one interval contains:
- a CDS encoding response regulator, with protein sequence MIPATVTVLLVDDDEVDVEGVKRAFAEHKIANPVRVARDGVEGLEILRGTNGQVMLDRPYLILLDINMPRMNGFEFLEALRADPDLKQSVVFMLTTSATDEDRARAYDQNIAGYIVKSRAGIGFLETVTMLDHYWRVVELPCE encoded by the coding sequence ATGATCCCCGCAACGGTAACCGTGCTCTTGGTGGACGACGACGAAGTGGACGTGGAAGGGGTCAAAAGGGCCTTTGCCGAACACAAGATCGCCAATCCGGTCCGCGTCGCCCGCGATGGAGTGGAAGGGCTAGAGATCCTGCGCGGGACAAACGGCCAAGTGATGTTGGATCGGCCCTATCTGATTCTGCTGGACATCAATATGCCGCGCATGAACGGGTTTGAGTTCCTTGAGGCCCTGCGCGCCGATCCTGACTTGAAGCAGTCGGTGGTCTTCATGCTGACCACCTCTGCCACCGACGAGGACAGGGCGCGGGCCTACGACCAGAATATCGCCGGCTATATCGTCAAGAGCCGCGCCGGAATTGGATTTCTGGAAACAGTCACCATGCTCGACCATTATTGGCGCGTGGTCGAATTGCCCTGCGAGTAG
- a CDS encoding PAS domain S-box protein, whose protein sequence is MAARKSFEETPWAKELRTKAESRMQKSLDRAERLPRAQLTELIHDMHVQQIELEIQNEELREAQLQSQAAKSKAEEAYRKFYHLYHDAPVGYATLNNAGLITQINQTLLGMIGRPEIEVQDHPFFDFVDPRDRDGMRNRYRAFYKQPADKQLEVRLMTKGRRDTHVLIEGTHQLHHHGPNGLTGLEDIYVTVTDITRRKELELAQRDSEARLKEITGHIDLALWMTDLETGQLLHASPLFETIWEETVSELDVNPRIWIDRVVAEDRKRVREAYEQQGKTTDTFEMEYRISSDTGSLKDIRHQVFPVLDFDGLPTRLVSLAQDVSAEKAANRQLELLSNVIKNSGEAVMITDPDERILFVNDAFTRITGYRVDEVLGLTPRLLSSGRHDRDFYRDMWKALQESGGWHGEVWNKNKDGHIYPELITINMVRDEVGKVINFVSVFSDITRIKESEQRLREINTELEEFAYVTSHDLREPLRMISNYLSLLKKRINESLDEETGEFFDFAVDGAQRMDALIQDVLEYSRVGRRETRLENIDMRQLVERAMIQLRPGIEESAAEVRIGERIRSVRGYRLELERLAINLISNAIKYRSPKRPLEIDIDCRAERGMVVFMIKDNGMGIDPQFHDRIFRMFQRLHPREAFGGTGVGLAVCQKIVKTHGGRIWVESVPDEGSTFKFSLPMAKPI, encoded by the coding sequence ATGGCAGCGCGTAAATCCTTCGAGGAAACGCCATGGGCCAAGGAGTTGCGCACCAAGGCCGAGTCTCGCATGCAAAAGTCATTGGATCGGGCGGAGAGACTGCCCCGGGCTCAATTGACCGAGCTGATCCATGACATGCATGTGCAGCAGATCGAATTGGAGATCCAAAACGAGGAACTGCGCGAAGCACAACTTCAGTCCCAGGCCGCCAAATCCAAGGCCGAAGAAGCCTATCGCAAGTTCTATCATCTTTATCATGACGCACCGGTGGGCTATGCCACGCTCAATAATGCCGGGCTCATTACCCAAATCAATCAGACCCTGCTGGGCATGATCGGGCGCCCCGAGATCGAAGTGCAGGATCATCCTTTCTTCGATTTCGTCGATCCGCGCGATCGCGACGGCATGCGAAACCGCTATCGGGCATTCTACAAACAACCCGCCGATAAGCAGTTGGAAGTTCGTTTGATGACCAAGGGGCGGCGGGACACCCATGTGCTCATCGAAGGCACCCACCAACTCCACCACCATGGTCCCAACGGCCTGACCGGGTTGGAGGATATCTATGTCACCGTTACTGACATTACCCGGCGCAAGGAACTTGAACTGGCCCAGCGCGACAGCGAGGCACGGCTCAAAGAGATTACAGGCCACATTGATTTAGCCCTGTGGATGACGGATCTGGAAACCGGACAGCTACTTCATGCCAGTCCTTTGTTCGAGACCATCTGGGAAGAAACGGTCAGCGAGTTGGACGTCAATCCTCGGATCTGGATTGACCGGGTGGTGGCGGAAGATCGCAAAAGAGTCCGTGAAGCCTATGAACAACAAGGCAAAACCACGGACACATTTGAAATGGAGTACCGCATTTCATCGGATACGGGGTCACTGAAAGATATTCGCCATCAGGTTTTCCCGGTGCTTGATTTCGACGGGCTGCCGACCCGGTTGGTTTCCCTGGCCCAGGATGTCTCGGCGGAAAAGGCCGCCAACCGCCAGCTGGAGCTGCTGAGCAACGTCATCAAGAACAGCGGCGAAGCGGTGATGATCACCGACCCGGACGAACGTATTCTGTTCGTCAACGATGCCTTCACGCGCATCACCGGCTATCGCGTCGACGAGGTGCTCGGTCTTACGCCCCGGTTGTTGTCTTCGGGGCGCCATGACCGGGATTTCTATCGTGACATGTGGAAAGCCCTGCAAGAGTCCGGTGGCTGGCACGGCGAGGTATGGAATAAGAACAAGGACGGCCATATCTATCCCGAACTGATCACCATCAACATGGTGAGAGATGAGGTGGGCAAGGTCATCAATTTTGTTTCCGTGTTCTCGGACATTACCCGGATCAAGGAGAGCGAACAGCGCCTGCGCGAGATCAATACGGAACTGGAGGAATTCGCCTACGTGACCTCCCATGATCTGCGCGAACCGCTGCGCATGATCAGCAACTACCTCAGCTTGTTGAAAAAACGTATCAATGAATCCTTGGATGAAGAGACAGGCGAATTCTTTGACTTCGCCGTCGATGGGGCCCAGCGCATGGATGCGCTGATTCAAGATGTATTGGAATACTCCCGAGTGGGGCGCCGGGAAACCCGCCTTGAGAACATCGATATGCGGCAATTGGTCGAGCGGGCCATGATCCAGCTGCGGCCCGGCATCGAGGAATCCGCTGCCGAGGTACGGATAGGGGAGCGGATCCGGTCCGTGCGCGGCTATCGATTGGAATTGGAGCGGCTGGCCATCAACCTGATCAGCAACGCCATTAAATACCGCTCACCCAAACGGCCCTTGGAAATTGACATCGATTGCCGGGCGGAGCGGGGCATGGTGGTATTCATGATCAAGGACAATGGCATGGGGATCGATCCGCAATTCCATGACCGGATCTTCCGTATGTTCCAACGGCTGCACCCCCGAGAAGCCTTTGGCGGGACCGGTGTCGGCTTGGCGGTCTGCCAAAAAATCGTCAAAACCCATGGCGGACGCATCTGGGTGGAATCGGTCCCCGACGAGGGCAGCACATTCAAGTTCAGCCTGCCCATGGCCAAACCGATCTGA
- a CDS encoding response regulator: MPKILIIDDDEVDRESLRRALESVDWEDLEIREETNGTAGLEALANNDFDCALLDYRLPEIDGLAVLELLAARPDREFCPIIMMTGQGNEDTAVAAMKLGATDYLVKTSRQVAYRLIASVKKILERQDLIRDRERAERELVEAREAAKADEAKLKLLGKVLDRSGFSVVVTDSDLHISYVNRAFTLSSGHGEASCLGRSLDLFILMYDDAAFRETIWSAVAKTGKWQGEIWMKKQNGETVPAHLEVASIIDDATNSMNYVCQFRTSLGLNYF; encoded by the coding sequence ATGCCCAAAATTCTGATCATCGACGACGACGAAGTTGACCGGGAATCCTTGCGCCGGGCCTTGGAATCTGTCGACTGGGAAGACTTGGAGATCCGCGAGGAAACCAATGGAACCGCGGGATTGGAAGCCCTGGCCAATAACGACTTCGACTGTGCGTTGCTGGATTACCGTTTGCCCGAGATCGACGGGTTGGCGGTCCTGGAGCTCTTGGCCGCGCGCCCGGATCGGGAATTTTGCCCCATCATCATGATGACCGGACAGGGCAACGAAGACACCGCCGTCGCGGCCATGAAACTGGGGGCCACGGACTATCTCGTCAAAACCAGCCGTCAGGTGGCTTACCGGTTGATCGCCAGCGTCAAGAAAATCCTCGAACGGCAAGACCTGATTCGTGACCGGGAGAGGGCCGAGCGAGAGTTGGTCGAGGCCCGCGAGGCAGCCAAGGCCGATGAAGCCAAGCTGAAGCTTCTGGGCAAGGTGCTGGACCGTTCCGGATTCAGCGTGGTGGTCACCGATAGCGATCTGCACATAAGCTATGTCAACCGGGCCTTTACCCTTTCCAGCGGCCACGGCGAGGCATCCTGTCTGGGGCGGTCTTTGGACCTATTCATCTTGATGTACGACGATGCGGCGTTCCGGGAAACCATCTGGTCGGCGGTGGCGAAAACCGGGAAATGGCAGGGGGAGATCTGGATGAAAAAGCAAAATGGCGAGACGGTGCCCGCTCACCTGGAAGTTGCCTCTATCATTGATGACGCCACCAACTCCATGAATTATGTCTGTCAATTCCGTACTTCCCTCGGGTTGAACTATTTTTGA
- a CDS encoding acetolactate synthase 3 large subunit, with product MSSQPMTGAAIVLQALKDQGVDVVFGYPGGVTLPIYDEIYKQNFLRHYLPRHEQGAMHAAEGYARSTGKVGVALVTSGPGATNTVTGLTDAMMDSVPLVCLCGQVPTALIGNDAFQEADTTGITRQCTKHNYLVTDVDDLARVMHEAFYVAAHGRPGPVVVDIPKDVITGLGDYMSPSKVHMKRYNPKTKGDKKAIEEALKLLSKAKKPLFYAGGGVVNAGPAASQLLTQFVQETGIPCTLTLMGLGAYPGTDKQFLGMCGMHGTYEANMAMHDCDLMINVGARFDDRVTGRTDAFAPNSKKVHIDIDPSSINKNVAVDIPIIGDAGLILEDMIKIWKSKQYKVSDKALKNWWKEIEGWRSRQSLAYEKAKDGVKPQHAIEHLYEAIKDQDAYVTTDVGQHQMWAAQYMLFDKPNRWMTSGGLGTMGYGLPAAMGVQIAHPDKVVVCVTSECSFQMNLQELATIREHNLPVKILLCNNSFMGMVRQWQELFYDERYSQSHMDHQPDFVALAEAFGMTGIRASKPDEVDGAIKQMLETEGPVLLDMVVTKEENVFPMIPAGAAHHEMILGPEDEEEAELANGGNGMVLA from the coding sequence ATGTCCAGCCAGCCCATGACCGGAGCAGCAATCGTCTTACAAGCCCTCAAGGATCAGGGCGTGGACGTGGTATTCGGCTATCCGGGCGGTGTGACCCTGCCCATCTACGACGAGATCTATAAGCAGAACTTCCTGCGCCACTATCTGCCGCGCCACGAGCAAGGCGCCATGCATGCCGCCGAGGGCTATGCCCGTTCCACCGGCAAAGTCGGTGTCGCTCTGGTGACGTCGGGTCCCGGCGCTACCAACACGGTGACTGGCCTGACCGATGCCATGATGGATTCAGTTCCTCTGGTCTGCCTTTGCGGTCAGGTGCCCACGGCGCTGATCGGCAATGACGCGTTCCAGGAAGCCGATACCACCGGCATCACCCGTCAGTGCACCAAGCACAACTATCTGGTCACCGACGTGGATGATCTGGCGCGGGTCATGCACGAGGCTTTCTATGTGGCGGCCCATGGGCGCCCGGGTCCGGTCGTGGTCGATATCCCCAAGGACGTGATCACCGGCCTGGGCGATTACATGTCGCCGAGCAAGGTGCATATGAAACGCTACAACCCCAAAACCAAAGGCGACAAGAAGGCCATCGAAGAAGCGTTGAAGCTGCTGTCGAAGGCCAAAAAGCCCCTGTTCTATGCCGGTGGCGGGGTGGTCAATGCCGGTCCGGCGGCGTCACAGTTGCTGACACAGTTTGTTCAGGAAACCGGCATTCCTTGCACCCTGACCCTGATGGGGCTTGGCGCCTATCCGGGGACCGACAAGCAATTCCTGGGCATGTGCGGCATGCACGGCACCTACGAGGCCAACATGGCCATGCATGATTGTGATCTGATGATCAACGTCGGCGCTCGCTTCGATGATCGGGTGACCGGTCGCACCGATGCCTTCGCGCCCAATTCCAAAAAGGTCCATATCGATATCGACCCATCCTCCATCAACAAGAACGTGGCGGTGGATATTCCGATCATCGGTGACGCGGGCCTGATCCTCGAAGACATGATCAAGATCTGGAAATCCAAGCAGTACAAGGTCTCCGACAAGGCCCTGAAGAACTGGTGGAAGGAAATCGAAGGGTGGCGCAGCCGCCAGAGCTTGGCCTATGAAAAGGCCAAGGATGGCGTGAAGCCCCAGCATGCCATTGAGCACCTATATGAAGCCATCAAGGATCAGGATGCCTATGTGACCACCGACGTGGGCCAGCATCAGATGTGGGCCGCACAATATATGCTGTTCGACAAGCCCAACCGCTGGATGACCTCGGGTGGCCTGGGCACCATGGGCTATGGCCTGCCCGCCGCCATGGGCGTGCAGATTGCTCATCCGGACAAGGTGGTGGTCTGCGTGACGTCGGAATGTTCGTTCCAGATGAACCTGCAAGAGCTGGCGACCATCCGCGAGCACAACCTGCCGGTCAAGATCCTGCTGTGCAACAACAGCTTCATGGGCATGGTCCGGCAGTGGCAGGAGCTGTTCTACGACGAGCGCTACTCCCAAAGCCACATGGATCATCAGCCGGACTTCGTTGCCCTGGCCGAGGCCTTTGGCATGACCGGTATTCGCGCCAGCAAGCCCGACGAGGTGGATGGCGCCATCAAGCAGATGCTTGAAACCGAGGGGCCGGTGCTATTGGACATGGTGGTGACCAAGGAAGAGAACGTCTTCCCCATGATTCCCGCCGGTGCGGCTCATCACGAGATGATCCTGGGCCCAGAGGACGAGGAAGAGGCGGAATTGGCCAACGGCGGTAACGGCATGGTCTTGGCCTGA
- the ilvC gene encoding ketol-acid reductoisomerase, which translates to MRVYYDRDADVNLIKGKKVAVIGYGSQGHAHLLNMKDSGVTDLAVGLRADSSSRAKAEGEGLTCMTPAEAAAWADVVMMLTPDELQADIYKDDLHANMKSGAALVFAHGLNIHFNLIEPRKDIDVFMIAPKGPGHTVRGEYLKGGGVPCLVAVEQDASGNAMEVALSYASAIGGGRSGIIETSFREECETDLFGEQVVLCGGLTELIRNGFETLVEAGYAPEMAYFECLHEVKLIVDLIYEGGMANMRYSISNTAEYGDYVTGPRIVTPDTKAEMKRVLDDIQSGRFVRDWMTECKVGQPSFKATRRRNAEHEIEEVGTRLRGMMPWIGKNKLVDKEKN; encoded by the coding sequence ATGCGCGTTTATTACGACCGTGACGCCGACGTGAACCTGATCAAGGGCAAGAAAGTCGCCGTCATCGGCTATGGCTCCCAGGGCCATGCCCACCTGTTGAACATGAAGGATTCGGGAGTCACCGATTTGGCGGTTGGCCTACGGGCCGATTCCTCGTCCCGCGCCAAGGCGGAAGGCGAGGGTTTGACCTGCATGACCCCGGCCGAAGCCGCCGCCTGGGCCGATGTGGTGATGATGCTGACTCCGGACGAGTTGCAAGCCGATATCTACAAGGACGACCTGCATGCCAACATGAAGTCCGGTGCCGCGCTGGTCTTCGCCCATGGTTTGAATATCCATTTCAACCTGATCGAGCCGCGCAAGGACATCGATGTGTTCATGATCGCGCCGAAAGGCCCCGGCCACACGGTGCGCGGCGAATACCTCAAGGGTGGCGGCGTGCCTTGCCTGGTGGCCGTTGAGCAAGACGCTTCCGGCAACGCCATGGAAGTGGCTTTGTCCTATGCCTCGGCCATCGGCGGCGGGCGTTCCGGCATCATCGAGACCAGCTTCCGCGAGGAATGCGAGACCGATCTGTTCGGCGAACAGGTGGTGCTCTGTGGCGGCCTGACCGAGTTGATCCGCAACGGCTTTGAAACTTTGGTGGAAGCCGGCTACGCGCCGGAAATGGCCTATTTCGAGTGTCTGCACGAGGTCAAATTGATCGTTGATTTGATCTATGAAGGCGGCATGGCCAACATGCGCTACTCCATCTCCAATACTGCCGAGTATGGTGACTATGTGACTGGCCCGCGGATCGTGACGCCGGATACCAAGGCCGAGATGAAGCGCGTGCTGGACGATATCCAGTCCGGCCGTTTCGTGCGCGACTGGATGACCGAGTGTAAGGTGGGCCAGCCCTCCTTCAAGGCCACCCGCCGTCGCAACGCCGAACACGAGATCGAGGAAGTGGGCACCCGCCTGCGCGGCATGATGCCCTGGATCGGCAAGAACAAGCTGGTCGATAAGGAAAAGAACTAA
- a CDS encoding PAS domain S-box protein, which produces MVRNLKVVGSSQPDDVTTPEKQKPTHYVGIGASAGGLEAIQSLFKGMDPDSGLSFIVVQHLSPDYKSLMAELVAKMTTIPVYRAENEMAVEPNCIYLIPPKKNLKIFHGKLLLMDQDRSPTTVNLPIDIFLNSLAEDQENKAIAIILSGTGSDGTRGCRMIKELGGMVMVQDEATAKFDSMPKSVIAGGLPDFILPPEDMPSQLMAYVKHPISTREARDSGLLEDKTGLTRIFSLLRERSKIDFTFYKPNTVVRRIERRMTVNQVESLDDYVRFLELNKTEQGALYQELLIGVTNFFRDPDVFDLLREKFLPEMLEEAQGRELRVWVAGCSTGEEAYTYAIAFREVMENIGKSVDVKIFATDVDQDAIMRASTGVFSEGVSADIPPALLSKYFFRKGDDYRIVRQIREMVVFAKHNLIKDPPFTNIDIISCRNLLIYLQQVLQHKVMESMNFSLKPNGILVLGTSESIGEAEIYFEPVSNRWKIFRSKGSRKSLISSDRFSITGQYRPPSFPRPATAHSSAQQAYEEERTLGRLLEALAEEDLPFMIVVNDRQEIVHVIGDTRHFLVFPSGKMVNDVTKAVVRELAIPLSTGLSKSFNSGKEVSFTNMRITNTAGEKVTVNARVKPLPEQRGKDRLAVVMLSEAKDTTPRLPQAESSTYDVSREAEQRIADLEQELQFTRENLQASIEELETSNEELQATNEELVASNEELQSTNEELQSVNEELITVNAEYQSKITELSELTSDLDNFVDSTKVISIFLDENLDVRRFTASASRVINVLDTDTGRPFGHLSHRLRDCDLLEYAQRVNDGGEQVSREVMTETEEWFQLRVLPYQISNHVRAGVVIVLNEIDDLKKIQNTLRETTRRYELAQLASNIGAWEWNVENNDLYWSANIETMFGYKKGQFPGNYDAFLNTIHPEDRNFVQSSVASAVKGNSDYNIEHRILYPDGKTVRWMSETGAVVRDEDGNAFKMYGVVRDVTERRQTEENLRASEARFRVIFDSSPIGILQLDMEGRPILTNRTLRGLLGYSDNEMAHLAIRDITYPDDLENDMDPFDQLVRGERDHYETEKRYLTKDGSIIWADVSVSLVRDDHGEPSSIIKVIDDMTERHKFEHSLKISRAAMERAPEAFFLIDEDSTILDVNEMASSNLGYEREELIGLKVADISSTEWTGESWKKHWADLSEKGTLVFQSHHKARDGSLVPVEVAANIIMIDGTPMNCAFARRIEGKGL; this is translated from the coding sequence ATGGTACGCAACCTAAAGGTTGTCGGATCCTCGCAACCCGATGACGTCACGACGCCCGAGAAGCAGAAACCAACCCATTATGTGGGGATTGGGGCCTCGGCTGGTGGTTTGGAAGCCATTCAAAGCCTGTTCAAGGGTATGGACCCGGATTCGGGGCTTTCCTTTATCGTCGTGCAACACTTGTCACCGGACTACAAAAGCTTGATGGCCGAGTTGGTGGCCAAGATGACCACCATCCCCGTCTACAGGGCGGAAAACGAGATGGCGGTGGAGCCCAATTGCATTTACCTGATTCCGCCGAAAAAGAACCTGAAGATCTTCCACGGCAAGCTTTTGCTGATGGATCAGGATCGCAGTCCGACCACGGTCAATCTGCCCATCGACATCTTCCTCAACAGTTTGGCCGAAGATCAGGAAAACAAGGCCATCGCCATTATTCTCTCTGGGACCGGCAGTGACGGAACCCGGGGCTGCCGCATGATCAAGGAACTGGGCGGCATGGTCATGGTCCAGGACGAAGCCACGGCCAAATTCGACAGCATGCCCAAGAGCGTCATCGCCGGAGGGCTGCCTGATTTCATTTTGCCGCCGGAAGACATGCCGAGCCAGTTGATGGCCTATGTCAAACACCCGATCTCGACGCGCGAGGCCCGGGACAGTGGACTGCTCGAAGACAAAACCGGACTGACCCGAATCTTTTCCCTGTTGCGGGAACGCTCGAAGATCGACTTCACTTTCTACAAGCCCAATACAGTGGTACGCCGCATCGAACGCCGCATGACGGTCAATCAGGTTGAAAGCCTGGACGACTATGTGCGCTTCTTGGAATTGAACAAGACCGAGCAAGGGGCGCTGTATCAGGAACTATTGATTGGCGTGACCAATTTCTTCCGCGACCCGGATGTGTTCGATCTGTTGCGCGAGAAATTTCTGCCAGAGATGCTCGAAGAGGCCCAAGGGCGAGAACTGCGGGTCTGGGTGGCTGGCTGTTCCACGGGCGAAGAGGCCTATACCTATGCCATCGCATTCCGCGAGGTGATGGAGAACATCGGCAAGTCCGTCGATGTGAAGATCTTCGCCACCGATGTGGATCAAGACGCCATCATGCGCGCGTCCACCGGGGTGTTTTCCGAAGGCGTTTCGGCGGATATCCCCCCGGCGTTGCTTAGCAAGTATTTTTTCCGCAAAGGTGACGACTACCGCATCGTGCGACAGATCCGCGAGATGGTGGTGTTTGCCAAGCATAACCTGATCAAAGACCCGCCGTTCACCAACATCGATATCATCAGCTGCCGCAACCTGCTCATCTATTTGCAACAGGTCTTGCAGCACAAAGTCATGGAATCGATGAATTTTTCTCTCAAGCCCAATGGTATTTTGGTGCTCGGGACCAGTGAATCCATCGGCGAGGCTGAAATCTATTTCGAGCCGGTGAGCAATCGCTGGAAAATCTTCCGCTCCAAAGGCAGCCGCAAATCTCTGATCTCTTCGGATCGGTTCAGCATCACCGGCCAATACCGTCCGCCATCCTTCCCACGCCCCGCCACCGCTCATTCGTCGGCACAACAGGCTTACGAGGAGGAACGCACGCTCGGTCGATTGCTGGAAGCCTTGGCCGAAGAAGACCTGCCGTTCATGATCGTGGTCAATGACCGCCAGGAAATCGTTCATGTCATCGGCGATACCCGCCACTTCCTGGTTTTCCCATCCGGCAAGATGGTCAATGACGTGACCAAGGCCGTGGTGCGCGAGTTGGCCATTCCGCTATCCACCGGATTGTCAAAGAGCTTCAACTCGGGCAAGGAAGTCTCGTTCACCAACATGCGGATCACCAATACGGCTGGCGAAAAGGTCACTGTCAACGCGCGCGTCAAGCCCTTGCCCGAACAGCGTGGCAAGGACCGTCTGGCGGTGGTTATGCTCAGTGAAGCCAAGGATACCACCCCGCGCCTGCCACAGGCCGAGTCCAGTACCTACGACGTGTCCCGTGAAGCCGAGCAACGCATCGCCGATTTGGAACAGGAACTACAGTTCACCCGGGAAAACCTGCAGGCATCCATCGAGGAACTGGAAACCTCCAACGAGGAACTGCAGGCCACCAACGAAGAACTGGTCGCTTCCAACGAGGAACTGCAAAGTACCAACGAGGAACTGCAATCGGTCAATGAAGAGTTGATCACGGTCAACGCCGAGTATCAGAGCAAGATCACCGAACTCAGCGAACTGACCAGTGATCTGGATAATTTTGTCGATAGTACAAAGGTTATCTCGATTTTCCTGGACGAGAACTTGGATGTGCGCCGGTTTACCGCCAGCGCCTCCCGGGTGATCAATGTCTTGGACACGGATACCGGACGACCCTTTGGTCATTTGTCTCATCGGCTGCGAGATTGCGATCTGTTGGAATACGCTCAGCGGGTCAACGACGGTGGAGAGCAGGTCTCCCGCGAGGTGATGACCGAGACCGAAGAATGGTTCCAATTGCGGGTGCTGCCTTATCAGATCAGCAACCACGTGCGCGCGGGCGTGGTCATCGTACTCAACGAGATTGATGACCTGAAGAAAATCCAAAACACCCTGCGCGAGACCACCCGCCGGTACGAATTGGCTCAGCTCGCGTCCAACATCGGCGCTTGGGAATGGAACGTTGAGAACAACGACCTTTACTGGTCGGCCAACATCGAAACCATGTTTGGCTATAAGAAGGGCCAGTTCCCAGGGAACTACGACGCCTTTCTTAATACCATCCATCCCGAGGATCGGAACTTCGTGCAATCCTCCGTTGCCAGTGCGGTAAAGGGAAATTCAGACTACAACATCGAACATCGGATCCTTTATCCCGATGGCAAGACAGTTCGCTGGATGTCTGAGACCGGCGCGGTGGTCCGCGATGAAGACGGCAATGCGTTCAAAATGTACGGTGTGGTCCGGGATGTTACCGAGCGGCGCCAGACCGAAGAGAACCTGCGGGCCAGCGAAGCCCGATTCCGGGTCATCTTCGATTCATCGCCTATCGGCATCTTGCAGTTGGACATGGAAGGGCGTCCCATCCTGACCAATCGGACGCTTCGGGGCCTATTGGGATATTCAGACAACGAAATGGCGCACCTGGCCATCCGGGATATTACCTACCCAGACGACCTTGAAAACGACATGGATCCTTTTGATCAGCTGGTACGTGGCGAAAGGGACCATTACGAAACCGAGAAGCGCTATCTGACAAAGGATGGCTCGATCATCTGGGCCGATGTGTCGGTGTCGCTGGTCCGTGATGACCACGGAGAGCCCTCGTCGATCATCAAGGTCATTGACGATATGACCGAGCGCCACAAATTTGAGCATTCCTTGAAGATTTCTCGGGCGGCGATGGAAAGGGCGCCCGAGGCGTTCTTCCTGATCGACGAGGATTCAACCATCCTTGATGTCAACGAAATGGCCAGCAGCAATCTGGGGTATGAGCGCGAGGAACTGATCGGTCTCAAGGTTGCCGATATCAGCTCGACCGAATGGACCGGAGAGTCCTGGAAAAAGCATTGGGCGGATCTATCGGAAAAAGGGACCTTGGTATTCCAGTCCCATCATAAAGCTCGGGATGGGAGTCTGGTCCCGGTGGAGGTGGCCGCCAATATCATTATGATTGACGGAACGCCGATGAATTGCGCCTTTGCCCGGCGCATCGAAGGGAAGGGCCTTTAA
- the ilvN gene encoding acetolactate synthase small subunit, whose product MHSTDYHSDAIEFHTMSVLVDNEAGVLARVIGLFSGRGYNIESLTVAEVDAEESLSKITVVTSGTRMILEQIKAQLERLVPVRTVIDLTEEGDSVERELALVKVAGSGEKRVEALRIADIFRARAVDSTQESFVFEIVGKTSKIEAFIDLMQPLGLVDVSRTGVAAIARGAEAM is encoded by the coding sequence ATGCATTCCACCGACTATCATTCCGACGCCATCGAGTTCCATACCATGTCCGTCCTGGTCGACAACGAGGCCGGGGTTCTGGCCCGGGTCATCGGCCTGTTTTCCGGTCGTGGCTATAACATCGAAAGCCTGACCGTGGCCGAAGTGGACGCCGAGGAAAGCCTTTCGAAGATCACAGTGGTGACCTCTGGCACCCGTATGATTCTCGAACAGATCAAGGCGCAATTGGAACGGCTGGTGCCGGTGCGCACGGTGATTGATCTGACCGAGGAAGGGGACTCGGTGGAACGGGAGCTGGCATTGGTCAAGGTGGCGGGCAGCGGTGAGAAGCGCGTGGAAGCCCTGCGCATCGCCGATATCTTCCGTGCCCGGGCGGTGGACAGCACCCAAGAGTCGTTCGTATTCGAGATCGTCGGCAAGACCTCGAAGATCGAAGCCTTCATCGACCTCATGCAGCCCCTGGGGCTGGTGGATGTGTCACGCACAGGCGTGGCCGCCATCGCTCGCGGCGCCGAGGCCATGTAA